The following proteins are co-located in the Oceanimonas sp. GK1 genome:
- a CDS encoding LysE family translocator, whose protein sequence is MTLSLILPMSMFALAASISPGPVNLVCLGSGLHQPPQRGLRFVTGATLGFVVLFMAIGLGLYGLLQAHPALMRTLHWAGIGFLLYMSLRLATASGSLPMPGSGQAPGLLAGALMQWLNPKAWLASASGIAAYTDGGLNQIGLFALLYLPICWCSLACWLWLGSRLRRHLHNTRWLVLLNRLLALLLAASCLYLLRY, encoded by the coding sequence ATGACCCTTTCCCTGATTTTACCCATGTCGATGTTTGCCCTGGCGGCGTCGATTTCCCCCGGCCCCGTTAACCTGGTGTGCCTGGGCAGTGGTCTGCATCAACCACCACAACGCGGCCTGCGCTTTGTCACCGGCGCCACATTGGGATTCGTGGTGTTGTTCATGGCCATCGGCCTGGGACTCTATGGGCTGCTGCAGGCCCACCCCGCCCTGATGCGAACTCTGCACTGGGCCGGTATCGGGTTTTTACTGTATATGAGCCTTCGGCTGGCCACCGCCTCCGGCTCCCTGCCCATGCCGGGATCTGGGCAGGCACCCGGCCTGCTGGCCGGCGCCCTGATGCAATGGCTCAACCCCAAGGCCTGGCTGGCATCGGCTTCGGGTATCGCTGCCTATACCGATGGCGGCCTGAACCAGATCGGGCTGTTCGCCCTGCTCTATCTGCCGATCTGCTGGTGTTCGCTGGCCTGCTGGCTGTGGCTTGGCAGCAGACTGCGCCGCCACCTGCACAATACCCGCTGGCTGGTTCTGCTGAACCGACTGCTGGCACTGCTACTTGCCGCCAGTTGCCTTTACTTGCTGCGATACTGA
- a CDS encoding LysR family transcriptional regulator, with product MIDPRWLRQFSAVAHTGNITRAAEQLHLAQPAVTMTIKKLEQQLGLTLFERHRGRLHLTAEGSRLLDHAERILAALALAEQDMTALHDLNAGEVTIGIPSMLGSFYFPPLLMAFKHRYPGLCLRVEEAGTQSVLAHLLKGRLGLGIVLTADLPAGLCGLPLLREEMVAVVARDHPFARQPHVRLDDFLAEELALFRHGFYHREYIEDMANQRGLRPRIGFESNLIPLLKAVVRQGFAVTSFLRMVIEQDDDLVPVSFETPYFLDLCLAWPRERRLSRAEQAFIDFIRDQHRAPLQAG from the coding sequence ATGATCGACCCCCGCTGGCTGCGCCAGTTCAGCGCCGTGGCCCACACCGGCAACATCACCCGCGCCGCCGAGCAGCTGCACCTGGCGCAACCGGCGGTCACCATGACCATCAAGAAGCTGGAGCAACAACTGGGGCTGACCCTGTTTGAACGCCACCGGGGCCGGCTGCACCTCACCGCCGAGGGCAGCCGCCTGCTGGATCACGCCGAGCGTATTCTGGCCGCCCTCGCCCTGGCCGAGCAGGACATGACGGCGCTGCACGATCTCAACGCCGGCGAGGTCACCATTGGCATTCCCAGCATGCTGGGCTCCTTTTACTTTCCCCCGCTGCTGATGGCCTTCAAGCACCGTTATCCGGGCCTCTGCCTGCGGGTGGAGGAAGCCGGCACCCAGAGCGTGCTGGCCCATTTGCTGAAAGGGCGGCTGGGCCTGGGCATAGTGCTCACCGCCGACCTGCCCGCCGGCCTGTGCGGCCTGCCGCTGCTGCGGGAAGAAATGGTGGCGGTGGTGGCCAGGGATCACCCGTTCGCCCGCCAGCCCCATGTTCGCCTCGACGATTTTCTGGCCGAGGAGCTGGCGTTGTTTCGCCACGGCTTCTACCACCGGGAGTACATTGAGGACATGGCGAACCAGCGTGGCCTGCGCCCGCGCATCGGCTTTGAAAGCAACCTCATTCCCCTGCTCAAGGCGGTGGTGCGCCAGGGCTTTGCGGTGACCAGTTTTTTACGCATGGTGATCGAGCAAGACGACGATCTGGTGCCCGTCTCTTTTGAAACGCCCTATTTTCTCGATCTCTGCCTGGCCTGGCCCAGGGAGCGCCGCCTGTCCCGGGCCGAACAGGCCTTTATCGATTTTATTCGCGACCAGCACCGGGCGCCTTTACAGGCAGGGTAA
- a CDS encoding DUF3299 domain-containing protein, whose amino-acid sequence MKLLHTFLGLALLAGPALADDYQLTDWNDLIPLEEQLNPPPFPEVDHEDEFAIPGQPVGKVVAGLNGKKIRLPGFVVPLEGDSKTITQFFLVPYFGACIHVPPPPTNQIVYVNYPKGAKVDDLWDAVWVTGTLSTVSASHDIADAAYSLEGVSVEPYDL is encoded by the coding sequence GTGAAACTTTTGCATACCTTTCTGGGGCTGGCGCTGCTCGCCGGTCCCGCCCTGGCCGATGATTACCAGCTCACCGACTGGAATGATCTGATCCCGCTGGAAGAGCAGCTCAACCCGCCTCCCTTTCCCGAGGTGGATCACGAGGATGAATTTGCCATTCCGGGCCAGCCGGTGGGCAAGGTGGTCGCAGGGCTGAACGGCAAAAAGATACGCTTGCCCGGCTTTGTGGTGCCCCTGGAGGGCGACAGCAAAACCATCACCCAGTTTTTCCTGGTACCCTATTTCGGCGCCTGCATTCATGTGCCGCCGCCGCCCACCAACCAGATTGTTTACGTCAACTACCCCAAGGGAGCCAAGGTGGATGATCTGTGGGATGCGGTCTGGGTAACCGGCACCCTGAGCACGGTAAGTGCCAGCCATGACATTGCCGACGCCGCCTACTCGCTGGAAGGCGTTTCGGTAGAGCCTTACGATCTATAA
- a CDS encoding nitronate monooxygenase family protein — protein sequence MSAQHVFLQQAGIRYPIIQAPMAGVSTPALAAAVSNAGGLGSLGLGASSVADARRQIEQTQQLTDRPFNVNVFCHAPARRDAATEAAWLDYLRPLFSEQGAAVPVRLEEIYSSFNHSESMQALLIELRPAVVSFHFGLPPAHLLERLHSAGVLTLASATCPEEARQIEAAGIHGVVAQGIEAGGHRGMFDPDAPDSQLSTAELVRVLVAECRPPVIAAGGIMDGADIRAMLALGAAAVQLGTAFVACPESAASETYRQRLLTAGAGQTRLTATLSGRPARGLLNRFIHHAEAPGAPVPPDYPLAYDAAKQLHGAAARRGCEDFAAHWAGMAVARARALPAAELMARLMEEAEEAVHGIR from the coding sequence ATGTCAGCTCAACATGTCTTTTTGCAACAAGCAGGAATACGCTATCCCATTATCCAGGCCCCCATGGCGGGGGTTTCCACGCCGGCGCTGGCGGCGGCGGTGTCCAATGCCGGGGGCCTGGGCTCCCTGGGGCTGGGGGCCAGCTCGGTGGCGGATGCCCGCCGCCAGATTGAGCAGACACAACAACTGACCGACAGGCCGTTCAATGTGAATGTGTTCTGTCATGCGCCGGCCCGGCGCGATGCCGCCACGGAGGCGGCCTGGCTGGACTACCTGCGCCCGCTGTTTTCCGAGCAGGGGGCGGCGGTGCCCGTACGGCTGGAAGAAATCTACTCCAGCTTCAATCACAGCGAATCCATGCAGGCATTGCTGATCGAGCTGCGCCCGGCCGTGGTCAGCTTTCATTTTGGTCTGCCTCCCGCCCACCTGCTTGAGCGGCTGCACAGCGCCGGTGTGCTGACCCTGGCCAGTGCCACCTGCCCGGAAGAAGCCAGGCAAATCGAAGCCGCCGGCATTCACGGGGTGGTTGCTCAGGGCATTGAGGCCGGCGGTCACAGGGGCATGTTTGACCCCGACGCCCCCGACAGCCAACTGAGTACCGCCGAGCTGGTGCGTGTGCTGGTGGCGGAATGCCGGCCGCCGGTGATTGCCGCCGGGGGCATCATGGATGGCGCCGACATACGGGCCATGCTGGCGCTGGGCGCGGCGGCGGTGCAGCTGGGCACGGCCTTTGTGGCCTGTCCGGAGTCGGCGGCCAGTGAGACGTACCGGCAACGGCTGTTAACCGCGGGCGCGGGACAAACCCGGTTGACCGCAACCTTGTCCGGGCGCCCGGCCCGGGGGTTGCTGAACCGGTTTATCCACCATGCCGAGGCACCGGGGGCGCCCGTGCCTCCCGACTATCCGCTGGCCTATGACGCCGCCAAACAGCTGCACGGCGCCGCCGCCCGGCGCGGTTGCGAAGACTTCGCCGCTCACTGGGCCGGCATGGCCGTGGCCCGTGCCCGCGCGCTGCCGGCCGCCGAGCTGATGGCCAGGTTGATGGAAGAAGCCGAAGAGGCGGTCCATGGCATACGCTAA
- a CDS encoding cupin domain-containing protein has translation MHNLFQDLPAKLAGEQFDELLATPHVRIERIVSHGHTSPAEGWYDQSEDEWVLVLTGSGTLAFADGRRQRLEPGDHLYIPAHQKHRVCHTAPDEFTIWLAVFVPPAT, from the coding sequence ATGCACAACCTGTTTCAGGATCTGCCGGCCAAGCTTGCCGGCGAGCAATTCGACGAACTGCTGGCCACGCCTCATGTGCGCATCGAGCGCATTGTTTCTCACGGCCATACCTCGCCGGCCGAGGGCTGGTACGATCAGAGCGAAGATGAATGGGTGCTGGTGCTCACCGGCAGCGGTACCCTGGCCTTTGCAGACGGTCGCCGGCAGCGGCTTGAGCCCGGCGATCACCTTTATATTCCCGCTCATCAAAAACACCGGGTGTGCCATACCGCCCCCGATGAGTTCACCATCTGGCTGGCGGTGTTTGTGCCGCCGGCAACCTGA
- a CDS encoding VOC family protein, with the protein MVSPINALLGDTHAFFAQLAGAMADHGLPATLGPMDHLCYRAATNDDYLMLKGRLADHGRVLVEGMIGGRPIITYALNEPLSSPFGPVPCLELAAPKTGKTHHSGLEHGEIVVPSLNTLLERYPEVPFNRKGLPHELTLALPPLQVKFHGRSLADTIADEINDGRVVPVPADYFNT; encoded by the coding sequence ATGGTAAGCCCGATAAACGCCCTGCTGGGGGACACCCACGCCTTCTTCGCACAGCTGGCCGGAGCCATGGCCGACCATGGCCTGCCCGCCACGCTCGGGCCCATGGATCACCTTTGCTACCGGGCCGCCACCAATGACGATTATCTCATGCTGAAAGGCCGCCTGGCCGACCACGGCCGGGTGCTGGTGGAAGGCATGATCGGCGGCCGGCCCATCATTACCTATGCCCTGAATGAGCCGCTGAGCAGCCCCTTTGGTCCCGTACCCTGTCTGGAGCTGGCCGCGCCCAAAACGGGCAAGACCCACCACAGTGGCCTGGAGCACGGCGAAATTGTGGTGCCCAGCCTCAACACCCTACTGGAGCGCTATCCCGAGGTGCCCTTTAACCGAAAGGGCCTGCCCCACGAGCTGACCCTGGCGCTGCCGCCGCTGCAGGTGAAGTTTCATGGCCGGAGTCTTGCCGACACCATTGCCGATGAGATTAACGACGGACGGGTGGTGCCGGTGCCTGCAGATTATTTCAATACCTGA
- a CDS encoding DUF2796 domain-containing protein, with protein sequence MNLKPLVTVITLLPLAVAANTQLGVHEHGFGQLNLAQNGEQLVIELISPAADIVGFEHNPATHEEQAAVDLAMARARDTASLFTLPAGAGCVPEQAAHIEHVEHDEHEHEHEHEHEHEHEHHDEHAHQDVNLRYAWRCNQPDALNQLDAAGLFKAFPSFSRLELQGILPAGQVAATLTPEQPRASW encoded by the coding sequence ATGAATCTTAAGCCGCTGGTCACCGTCATCACTCTGCTGCCGCTTGCCGTTGCCGCCAATACCCAGCTGGGCGTACACGAGCACGGTTTTGGCCAGCTCAACCTGGCCCAGAACGGCGAGCAGCTGGTGATTGAGCTTATCAGCCCCGCCGCCGACATTGTGGGTTTTGAACATAATCCAGCGACCCACGAAGAGCAGGCCGCCGTTGATCTCGCCATGGCCCGGGCGCGCGACACCGCCAGCCTGTTTACCCTGCCTGCCGGCGCCGGCTGTGTGCCGGAACAAGCCGCCCATATTGAACATGTTGAACATGACGAGCACGAGCACGAGCACGAGCACGAGCACGAGCACGAGCACGAGCATCATGATGAACACGCCCATCAGGACGTCAACCTGCGTTACGCCTGGCGCTGCAACCAGCCCGACGCGCTAAACCAGCTCGATGCGGCCGGCCTGTTCAAGGCCTTTCCGAGCTTTAGCCGCCTCGAACTGCAGGGTATTCTGCCCGCCGGCCAGGTAGCCGCGACCCTGACCCCGGAACAGCCTCGGGCAAGCTGGTAA
- a CDS encoding GNAT family N-acetyltransferase, giving the protein MLATTPPAAVMITPITPQDDAAICRIILKVGAEFGAVGEGFGPGDDEVRCMSRHYRLEAKSRYFVARLNGEVVGGAGIAPLGEMCELRKLFLLPAARGHGIGRRLAEACLAFAGEQGFSACYLDTLGTMTAAIGLYESLGFRHLDAPLMASEHGGCDVWMLKDLHQ; this is encoded by the coding sequence ATGTTGGCCACAACACCACCAGCGGCCGTGATGATCACGCCCATTACCCCGCAGGATGATGCCGCCATCTGCCGAATTATTCTGAAGGTGGGCGCCGAATTCGGCGCCGTGGGCGAGGGCTTTGGACCCGGCGACGACGAAGTGCGCTGCATGAGCCGCCATTACCGGCTTGAGGCGAAAAGCCGTTATTTCGTTGCCCGGCTCAATGGCGAGGTCGTTGGCGGCGCCGGCATTGCCCCGCTGGGTGAAATGTGCGAGCTGAGAAAGCTGTTTTTACTGCCTGCCGCCCGTGGCCACGGCATTGGCCGCCGGCTGGCCGAGGCCTGCCTGGCGTTTGCCGGGGAACAAGGGTTTTCCGCCTGTTATCTTGATACCCTGGGCACCATGACCGCTGCCATCGGGCTCTATGAAAGCCTGGGGTTTCGCCACCTCGACGCGCCCCTGATGGCCTCGGAGCACGGCGGCTGCGATGTGTGGATGCTAAAAGACCTTCATCAATAA
- a CDS encoding AraC family transcriptional regulator gives MAYAKMPSSRPDTRPVFWRDPRMPQVELRHIDDGRSIGYAPHSHAQWSLGAITAGESTFFYRREQHLVGAGDLVLMNPDWVHACNPVEGKPWAYFMMYVDAGWLARLRFDAGLLPDEQWRDLATAVIGERHWFEEYRRLAACLLAPNRPLLQKQTALVEYLTGLMQSLSGQPAPRSAPVPARLQRLAGHLDAHCLEEVSLDDLCALSGYSAGHLVRGFRQHFGITPHAYLVNRRIQLGQRQLKAGMPIAEVALNMGFSDQAHFQRVFKRLVAATPAQYRSK, from the coding sequence ATGGCATACGCTAAGATGCCGTCATCCCGGCCCGATACCAGACCGGTGTTCTGGCGGGATCCGCGTATGCCCCAGGTGGAATTGCGTCACATTGATGACGGGCGCAGTATCGGCTATGCGCCACATAGCCATGCCCAATGGTCGCTGGGTGCCATCACCGCCGGTGAAAGCACCTTTTTTTATCGTCGGGAGCAGCATCTGGTAGGCGCCGGTGATCTGGTATTGATGAACCCGGACTGGGTGCATGCCTGCAATCCCGTCGAAGGCAAGCCCTGGGCCTACTTCATGATGTATGTGGATGCCGGTTGGCTGGCCCGGCTGCGTTTTGACGCCGGCCTGCTGCCCGATGAACAGTGGCGGGACCTGGCCACCGCCGTGATTGGCGAACGGCACTGGTTTGAGGAATACCGGCGGCTGGCGGCCTGTTTGCTGGCACCGAACCGGCCCTTGCTGCAGAAGCAGACGGCCCTGGTGGAGTACTTGACGGGGCTGATGCAATCCCTGTCGGGGCAACCGGCACCACGTTCGGCGCCGGTGCCGGCACGGTTGCAGCGGTTGGCCGGCCATCTTGATGCCCATTGCCTTGAGGAGGTGTCGCTTGATGATTTGTGTGCCCTCAGCGGCTACAGTGCCGGTCATCTGGTGCGTGGGTTCAGACAGCATTTCGGCATTACTCCCCATGCTTACCTTGTTAACCGGCGGATTCAGCTTGGCCAGCGCCAACTGAAGGCCGGCATGCCCATCGCCGAGGTGGCTCTCAATATGGGCTTTTCCGATCAGGCCCATTTTCAGCGTGTCTTCAAGCGGCTGGTGGCGGCCACGCCGGCTCAGTATCGCAGCAAGTAA
- a CDS encoding ATP-binding cassette domain-containing protein — MTPLVSIHHLAFAWPGQPALLNMEELTLAPGERLFIKGPSGSGKSTLLGLLAGIHTPARGSLEILGQDLARLSARRRDRFRADHLGYIFQQFNLLPYLSVIDNVTSALIFSRHKRQRLQTSPVNEAERLLTALQLPASLWQQPVHRLSIGQQQRVAAARALIGRPALVIADEPTSALDADSRAAFMQLLFAECEHAGSGLVFVSHDAALEPLFSRALSLNQLNGAKHAEPGL; from the coding sequence ATGACCCCGCTGGTATCCATTCATCATCTGGCCTTCGCCTGGCCGGGGCAGCCTGCCCTGCTCAACATGGAGGAGCTGACCCTGGCCCCCGGCGAACGCCTGTTCATCAAGGGGCCGAGCGGCAGCGGCAAGAGTACCCTGCTCGGCCTGCTGGCCGGCATTCATACCCCGGCCCGGGGCTCGCTTGAGATCCTCGGGCAGGATCTGGCCCGGCTGTCGGCCAGGAGGCGGGATCGGTTTCGTGCCGATCACCTGGGCTATATTTTCCAGCAGTTCAATCTGCTGCCCTACCTCTCGGTGATTGACAACGTGACCTCGGCGCTGATCTTCTCCCGCCATAAGCGCCAGCGTCTGCAGACCTCGCCCGTAAACGAAGCCGAACGCCTGCTGACCGCCCTGCAACTGCCCGCCTCCCTGTGGCAGCAACCGGTGCACCGGCTCAGCATTGGCCAGCAGCAGCGGGTTGCCGCAGCCCGGGCGCTGATTGGCCGGCCCGCCCTGGTGATTGCCGACGAGCCGACCTCGGCGCTGGATGCCGACAGCCGCGCCGCCTTTATGCAACTGCTGTTTGCCGAATGCGAACACGCCGGCAGCGGCCTGGTGTTTGTCAGTCACGATGCCGCCCTGGAGCCCCTGTTTTCCCGGGCGCTGTCTCTCAACCAACTGAACGGAGCCAAGCATGCTGAGCCTGGCCTTTAA
- a CDS encoding FtsX-like permease family protein gives MLSLAFNSLWARRLTAGLTVLAIAISVVLLVGVHKVQSELKDSFARTISGTDLIVGARSGQINLLLYSVFRIGNPTNNISWASYQRIKNQQGVAWTVPLSLGDSHQGYRVLGTSEDYFRHYAYGQQQPLAFAEGRPFADTFEAVIGAEVARRLGYTPGDELVIAHGAGNTSFSLHEDLPFTLVGILAPTGTPVDRTVHVRLDGLEAIHLGWQSGRQTQQLTPEQALAARLEPAAITAFLVGLENRVLAFGLQRSINNYRAEPLSAILPGAALHELWGMMSLAEQAIALIALFVVVAGLLGMLTTLLAGLSARRRELAILRSLGAGPRHLFGLLTLEAALLTLLGMALGMALLYAALMVSAPLLQAHYGLRLSVGLPSYEEWRLLAAIWLAGIVTGLLPAAQAFRYSLNDGMSIRQ, from the coding sequence ATGCTGAGCCTGGCCTTTAACAGCCTGTGGGCCCGCCGGCTGACCGCCGGCCTGACGGTGCTGGCCATCGCCATCAGCGTGGTGTTGCTGGTGGGGGTACACAAGGTGCAGAGCGAGCTGAAGGACAGCTTTGCCCGCACCATCTCGGGCACGGATCTTATCGTGGGTGCCCGTTCCGGGCAGATCAACCTGTTGCTGTATTCGGTGTTTCGCATCGGCAACCCCACCAACAACATCAGCTGGGCATCCTACCAGCGCATTAAAAACCAGCAAGGCGTGGCCTGGACGGTGCCGTTGTCGCTGGGCGACTCCCACCAGGGCTACCGGGTACTGGGCACCAGTGAAGACTATTTTCGCCATTACGCCTATGGCCAGCAGCAACCCCTGGCATTTGCCGAGGGTCGTCCCTTTGCCGACACCTTTGAGGCGGTGATCGGTGCCGAGGTGGCGCGCCGGCTCGGCTATACGCCGGGAGATGAGCTGGTGATTGCCCATGGCGCCGGCAACACCTCGTTCAGCCTGCACGAGGATCTGCCCTTTACCCTGGTGGGTATTCTGGCGCCCACCGGCACCCCGGTAGACAGAACCGTGCATGTGCGCCTGGACGGGCTTGAAGCCATTCATCTGGGCTGGCAAAGCGGCCGTCAGACGCAGCAGTTAACTCCTGAGCAGGCGCTGGCCGCCCGCCTGGAGCCCGCCGCCATCACCGCCTTTCTGGTGGGGCTGGAAAACCGCGTATTGGCCTTTGGCCTGCAGCGCAGCATCAACAACTACCGGGCGGAGCCGCTGTCCGCCATCCTGCCCGGCGCAGCCCTGCATGAGCTGTGGGGCATGATGAGCCTGGCAGAACAGGCCATCGCGCTGATCGCCCTGTTCGTGGTGGTGGCCGGCCTGCTGGGCATGCTGACCACGCTGCTGGCCGGGCTCTCGGCCCGGCGCCGGGAGCTGGCCATTCTGCGCTCCCTGGGGGCCGGCCCGCGGCATCTGTTCGGCCTGCTCACCCTGGAGGCAGCCCTGCTGACGCTGCTGGGTATGGCGCTTGGCATGGCCCTGCTTTATGCTGCGCTGATGGTGTCGGCACCACTGCTGCAGGCACACTACGGCCTGCGGCTGTCTGTTGGCCTGCCCTCATACGAGGAATGGCGCTTGCTGGCGGCCATTTGGCTGGCGGGCATCGTCACCGGCCTGCTGCCGGCAGCCCAGGCCTTTCGCTATTCACTCAACGACGGAATGAGCATTCGACAGTGA
- a CDS encoding MFS transporter: MLDLKTPLWWRATLGLGLGSVLVFVNLYVAQPLLPLLAQDFELSALGAGWALSAATLGLAAGLLFWARVADRLGRKRVMLGTLLVAIMLGVGLAWAPDYAGLVLLRGIQGFFLAGLPATAVAYMGEEFTPRALVTSIGIYIAANSLGGIAGRVFGGLVAEWAGHWQASFAVLGGVSLLLWGLLPRLLPESRCFVPAGRGEGASALLAHVRNPLLWPVYLVGGLNFMVFLNQYTYVAFYLSAPPIALAPAALGLLFLTYLTGTLASGVSGPLVSRFGLCNTLLAAIVIMALGSLGLLSERLPVILVSLLIDSFAFFLAHACASSWVGRSVSHNRALASSLYLVFYYAGASLGGLYLYPFWQWAGLPGVTLGMILVMGVTGALTWRLRHHERQRPNDAQTAPLH; the protein is encoded by the coding sequence ATGCTCGATTTAAAAACTCCCCTCTGGTGGCGTGCCACCCTGGGCCTGGGCCTGGGCTCGGTGCTGGTGTTCGTCAATCTCTATGTGGCCCAGCCGCTGCTGCCCCTGCTGGCGCAGGACTTTGAACTGTCGGCATTGGGGGCCGGATGGGCGCTGTCGGCCGCCACCCTGGGGCTGGCGGCAGGTTTGCTGTTCTGGGCGCGGGTAGCGGATCGGCTGGGTCGCAAACGGGTGATGCTGGGTACCCTGCTGGTGGCCATTATGCTGGGGGTAGGACTGGCCTGGGCACCGGACTATGCCGGTCTGGTGCTGCTGCGCGGCATCCAGGGCTTTTTTCTGGCGGGGCTGCCGGCCACGGCGGTGGCCTATATGGGGGAGGAGTTTACTCCCCGGGCGCTGGTGACCAGCATCGGTATCTACATTGCCGCCAACTCACTGGGGGGCATTGCCGGCCGGGTGTTTGGCGGTCTGGTGGCCGAGTGGGCGGGGCACTGGCAGGCCAGTTTTGCGGTGCTGGGCGGAGTGAGTCTGTTGCTGTGGGGCCTGTTGCCCAGGCTGCTGCCCGAGTCCCGCTGCTTTGTGCCGGCGGGCAGGGGGGAGGGGGCCAGTGCCCTGCTGGCCCATGTGCGCAACCCCTTGCTGTGGCCGGTGTATCTGGTGGGCGGGCTCAACTTTATGGTGTTTCTCAACCAGTACACCTATGTGGCCTTTTACCTGTCGGCGCCGCCCATTGCCCTGGCGCCGGCGGCCCTGGGGCTGCTGTTTCTGACCTACCTCACCGGCACCCTGGCCTCCGGCGTGAGCGGGCCCCTGGTGAGCCGTTTTGGCCTGTGCAATACCCTGCTGGCAGCCATTGTGATCATGGCCCTGGGCAGCCTGGGCCTGCTGAGCGAGCGGTTGCCGGTGATCCTGGTGTCGTTGCTGATAGACAGCTTCGCCTTCTTTCTGGCCCATGCCTGTGCCAGCAGCTGGGTGGGGCGCAGCGTCAGTCACAACCGGGCGCTGGCCTCGTCGCTTTACCTGGTGTTTTACTACGCCGGAGCCAGCCTTGGCGGCTTGTATCTTTACCCTTTCTGGCAATGGGCGGGCCTGCCCGGCGTGACCCTGGGCATGATACTGGTGATGGGAGTGACCGGCGCCCTGACCTGGCGGTTGCGGCACCATGAACGCCAGCGCCCGAATGATGCCCAGACGGCCCCTCTGCATTAG